A genomic window from Dechloromonas sp. A34 includes:
- the clrA gene encoding chlorate reductase subunit alpha: MNSPTGGNSRRRFLQMSGSALAGLAMPSSVWAFSKIVPVDDPLKSYPYRAWEDLYRKEWTWDSTGFITHSNGCVAGCAWKVFVKNGVPMREEQVSEYPQLPGVPDMNPRGCQKGAVYCSWSKQPDFLKYPLKRVGERGERKWKRISWDEAFTEIADKIIDTTVTRGPGNVCMPKRPFAVITSTGYSRLANLIGAIKPDVSSMTGDLYPGIQTVRMPARTVSTFDDWFTSDLILMWHKNPIVTRIPDAHFLTEARYNGARLVNISPDYNPSSVHADLHIPVTTGTDSHLASAIVNVLIADKKYKADYLKEQTDLPFLVRTDNGKFLREKDFKADGSDEVFYIWDTKSGKAVLAPGSMGSKNKTLKLGAVEPALEGTFKADGIEVTTVFERLKAEIAPYTPEATHKTTGIHPSVVRQLAGWIGDCKALRILDGYNNQKHFDGFQCGRLKILILTLIGHHGTTGSIDTTYEGWNLEGNKELGTVKGRPGRSVSMVLAQWVWGEQYRRSKAYFDDTELREQIGFGIDEMEALRKESEAKGWMPNWQSIKDPLVYINAGINTFATSTGYQHLRENFLKRCELYVVVDFRLNSGAMYADIVLPAATNLEKLDIRETSSTRFIHAFGQPIKPMYERKTDWQISVGLAKKIQERAKARGIARVEDPEIKSFIDFDKVYDEFTMNGAVEKDEDALRFVMEKSKALGPGSYEEMMKRGFVGVGPSAGKTSPVPKDKPYRPFMVNVSEKVPYKTLTGRLQFYIDHDWFQRFGATVPKPQYGGGVLGPKKYPFVYNTPHTRWGVHSFARTDQWMMRHQRGEPDVRLNPVAMARKGIKDGDQVRIFNSSGEFFAMAKAWPGLPENMLFSEHGWEQYLYKNMTHYNAVNAELINPLELVGGYGHVKFAAGGFNPNRIFHETTVDVEKA, encoded by the coding sequence ATGAATAGTCCCACCGGCGGCAACAGCCGTCGCAGATTCCTGCAGATGTCGGGTTCGGCACTGGCCGGCCTTGCCATGCCCTCCAGTGTGTGGGCCTTTTCGAAGATTGTGCCCGTCGATGATCCGCTCAAATCCTATCCCTACCGCGCTTGGGAAGACCTCTATCGCAAGGAATGGACCTGGGATTCGACTGGCTTCATCACCCACTCCAACGGCTGCGTCGCCGGTTGTGCCTGGAAAGTGTTCGTCAAGAACGGCGTGCCCATGCGCGAAGAGCAGGTCAGTGAGTATCCGCAACTGCCGGGGGTTCCCGACATGAACCCACGCGGCTGCCAGAAGGGGGCGGTGTATTGCTCCTGGTCGAAACAGCCTGATTTCCTCAAGTACCCCCTGAAGCGTGTCGGCGAGCGCGGCGAGCGCAAGTGGAAGCGCATCTCCTGGGACGAGGCCTTCACCGAGATCGCCGACAAGATCATCGACACCACCGTGACGCGCGGGCCGGGCAACGTCTGCATGCCCAAGCGGCCGTTCGCGGTCATCACCAGCACCGGCTACTCGCGGCTGGCCAACCTGATCGGCGCCATCAAGCCCGACGTCTCCTCGATGACCGGCGACCTCTATCCGGGCATCCAGACCGTGCGCATGCCGGCCCGCACCGTATCCACCTTCGACGACTGGTTCACCTCCGACCTGATCCTGATGTGGCACAAGAACCCCATTGTGACGCGGATTCCCGATGCTCACTTCCTGACGGAAGCGCGCTACAACGGCGCGCGGCTGGTCAACATCTCGCCCGACTACAACCCCTCCTCAGTCCACGCCGACCTGCACATACCGGTCACGACGGGTACCGACTCGCATCTCGCCTCGGCCATCGTCAACGTGCTGATCGCCGACAAAAAATACAAGGCCGATTACCTCAAGGAGCAGACCGACCTGCCTTTCCTGGTCCGCACCGACAATGGCAAGTTCCTGCGCGAAAAGGATTTCAAGGCGGACGGCAGCGACGAGGTGTTCTACATCTGGGATACCAAGAGCGGCAAGGCAGTACTCGCTCCCGGCAGCATGGGCAGCAAGAACAAGACCCTCAAGCTTGGCGCCGTGGAGCCAGCGCTGGAAGGCACCTTCAAGGCCGACGGCATCGAGGTGACGACGGTGTTCGAGCGCCTGAAGGCCGAGATCGCCCCGTACACTCCGGAGGCCACCCACAAGACCACCGGCATCCACCCTTCGGTGGTGCGCCAGCTGGCCGGCTGGATCGGCGACTGCAAGGCGCTGCGCATCCTCGATGGCTACAACAACCAGAAGCACTTCGACGGCTTCCAGTGCGGCCGCCTGAAGATCCTGATCCTTACGCTGATCGGCCACCACGGCACCACCGGCTCGATCGACACCACCTACGAGGGCTGGAACCTGGAAGGCAACAAAGAACTCGGTACAGTGAAGGGCCGCCCCGGGCGTAGTGTTTCCATGGTGCTGGCGCAGTGGGTGTGGGGCGAGCAGTACCGGCGCTCCAAGGCCTACTTCGACGACACGGAACTGCGCGAACAGATCGGTTTCGGTATCGACGAGATGGAAGCCCTGCGCAAGGAGTCGGAAGCCAAGGGCTGGATGCCCAACTGGCAGTCGATCAAGGATCCGCTGGTCTACATCAATGCCGGCATCAACACTTTCGCCACCTCCACCGGTTATCAGCATCTGCGGGAGAACTTCCTCAAGCGTTGCGAACTGTATGTGGTGGTCGACTTCCGCCTCAATTCCGGCGCCATGTATGCCGACATCGTGCTGCCGGCGGCGACCAACCTGGAAAAGCTGGACATCCGCGAGACCTCGTCGACCCGCTTCATCCATGCCTTCGGCCAGCCGATCAAGCCGATGTACGAGCGCAAGACCGACTGGCAGATCAGCGTCGGCCTGGCGAAGAAGATCCAGGAGCGGGCCAAAGCGCGCGGCATCGCCCGCGTCGAGGACCCGGAGATTAAGAGTTTCATCGACTTCGACAAGGTCTACGACGAGTTCACCATGAACGGCGCCGTCGAGAAGGACGAGGATGCCCTGCGCTTCGTCATGGAGAAATCCAAGGCCCTTGGCCCCGGTTCCTATGAAGAGATGATGAAGCGCGGCTTCGTCGGCGTCGGCCCGTCGGCCGGCAAGACGTCCCCTGTGCCCAAGGACAAGCCTTACCGGCCGTTCATGGTGAATGTGTCCGAGAAGGTGCCCTACAAGACCCTGACCGGCCGCCTGCAGTTCTACATCGACCACGACTGGTTTCAGCGCTTCGGCGCGACGGTGCCTAAGCCCCAGTACGGCGGCGGCGTGCTCGGGCCGAAGAAGTACCCCTTCGTCTATAACACGCCGCATACCCGCTGGGGCGTCCATTCCTTTGCCCGTACCGACCAGTGGATGATGCGCCACCAGCGCGGCGAGCCCGACGTGCGCCTCAATCCGGTGGCGATGGCCAGGAAGGGCATCAAGGATGGCGACCAGGTGCGGATCTTCAATTCCTCGGGCGAATTCTTCGCCATGGCCAAGGCCTGGCCGGGGCTACCGGAGAACATGCTGTTCTCCGAGCACGGCTGGGAGCAGTACCTATACAAGAACATGACGCACTACAACGCGGTGAACGCGGAGTTGATCAATCCGCTGGAACTGGTGGGCGGCTACGGCCACGTCAAGTTCGCGGCCGGCGGTTTCAATCCGAACCGCATCTTCCACGAAACGACGGTCGACGTCGAAAAAGCCTGA
- the clrB gene encoding chlorate reductase subunit beta yields the protein MSKRQLAYVFDLNKCIGCHTCTMACKQLWTNRDGREYMYWNNVETRPGKGYPKNWEQKGGGFDKDGNIKTNGIIPIRADYGGTWNYNLLETLVEGKSNQVVPDEKPTWGPNWDEDEGKGEFPNNHYFYLPRICNHCSNPACLAACPTKAIYKREEDGLVVVDQERCRGYRYCVKACPYGKIYFNMQSGKSEKCIGCYPRVEKGEAPACVKQCSGRIRFWGYRDDKDGPIYKLVDQWKIALPLHAEHGTQPNVFYVPPMNVTPPPFEEDGRLGDKPRIPIEDLEALFGPGVKQALATLGGEMAKRRQAQASELTDILIGYTNKDRYGI from the coding sequence ATGAGCAAGAGACAGTTGGCCTACGTATTCGATTTGAACAAGTGCATCGGTTGCCACACCTGCACGATGGCCTGCAAGCAGTTGTGGACCAATCGCGACGGGCGCGAGTACATGTACTGGAACAACGTCGAGACCCGTCCCGGCAAGGGCTACCCGAAGAACTGGGAGCAGAAGGGCGGCGGCTTCGACAAGGATGGCAACATCAAAACCAACGGCATCATCCCGATCCGGGCCGACTACGGCGGCACCTGGAACTACAACCTTCTGGAAACGCTGGTGGAAGGCAAGAGCAACCAGGTGGTACCCGACGAGAAGCCGACTTGGGGTCCGAACTGGGACGAGGACGAGGGCAAGGGCGAATTCCCGAACAACCACTACTTCTATCTGCCGCGCATCTGCAACCATTGCTCCAATCCGGCGTGCCTGGCGGCGTGCCCGACCAAAGCGATCTACAAGCGCGAGGAGGACGGGCTGGTGGTGGTCGACCAGGAGCGCTGCCGCGGCTACCGCTACTGCGTCAAGGCCTGCCCCTACGGCAAGATCTACTTCAACATGCAGAGCGGCAAGTCGGAGAAGTGCATTGGCTGCTATCCGCGGGTCGAAAAGGGCGAGGCGCCCGCCTGCGTCAAGCAGTGCTCGGGCCGCATCCGCTTCTGGGGCTATCGCGACGACAAGGACGGACCGATCTACAAGCTGGTCGACCAGTGGAAAATCGCCCTGCCGCTGCACGCCGAGCATGGCACCCAGCCCAACGTCTTCTACGTGCCGCCGATGAACGTCACGCCGCCGCCCTTCGAGGAGGACGGTCGCCTCGGCGACAAGCCGCGCATTCCGATCGAGGATCTGGAAGCGCTGTTCGGACCGGGGGTCAAGCAGGCCCTGGCAACGCTCGGGGGGGAGATGGCCAAGCGCCGCCAGGCGCAGGCCTCGGAACTCACCGACATCCTCATCGGCTACACCAACAAGGATAGGTACGGCATATGA
- a CDS encoding molecular chaperone TorD family protein codes for MNATINTAEALAGGYLAMAQVFSYPSPEVWQRLSESGLVDPDLSRETLEAEYLAAFEVGSNGKPVALFEGINRPECGRDGILQELLRFYEYFDVLLNENDRDYPDHLVTELEFVAWLCQQEHAAEGKGGDAAPFRRATRDFLDRHLVVWLPEFQRKLEGTGTAYSEYGAALADLVRQHRSQLNEEANRLEASHES; via the coding sequence ATGAACGCGACGATCAACACTGCCGAAGCCCTGGCCGGCGGCTATCTGGCGATGGCCCAGGTGTTCTCCTATCCCAGCCCGGAAGTCTGGCAACGCTTGTCCGAATCCGGACTGGTGGATCCTGATCTGAGCCGGGAGACGCTGGAGGCGGAGTACTTGGCCGCTTTCGAGGTGGGGAGCAACGGCAAGCCGGTGGCCCTGTTCGAAGGCATTAACCGGCCCGAGTGCGGGCGTGACGGCATCCTGCAGGAACTGTTGCGCTTCTATGAATACTTCGATGTCCTGCTCAACGAGAATGACCGGGACTATCCCGATCATCTGGTGACCGAACTTGAATTCGTCGCCTGGCTCTGCCAGCAGGAGCACGCCGCCGAAGGCAAGGGGGGCGATGCCGCCCCTTTCCGCCGCGCCACACGGGATTTCCTCGACCGCCACCTGGTGGTTTGGTTGCCCGAATTTCAGCGCAAGCTCGAAGGAACGGGCACGGCCTACAGCGAGTATGGCGCCGCCCTGGCCGATCTGGTGCGCCAGCACCGGAGCCAGCTCAACGAAGAAGCGAATCGATTGGAGGCATCACATGAAAGCTAA
- a CDS encoding ethylbenzene dehydrogenase-related protein has product MFSRRPERTHRRRPAASKTLQVFTAAAGVDARSTDAAIWEKAPVAQVALQTAFPGHPSIVGTALNEQLTAQAVRAGNVLYVRLRWNDKTANTKVSDNNRFVDGVAVQFPVNGKASTVPFMGDPKAPVNVWHWRADGRTESLVAHGFGSATRLPFDGLKSAAARTDSGWAVVLTRTLKVKADEGASLLGKGSVPIAFAAWDGDNQERDGFKAVTMEWWQLRF; this is encoded by the coding sequence GTGTTCAGTCGCCGCCCTGAGCGCACCCACCGTCGCCGCCCGGCGGCTAGCAAGACCCTGCAGGTATTCACGGCAGCGGCCGGGGTGGACGCCCGATCAACTGATGCCGCCATCTGGGAAAAGGCGCCGGTCGCCCAGGTGGCGTTGCAGACGGCCTTCCCCGGGCACCCCTCGATCGTCGGCACGGCGCTGAACGAACAGCTAACGGCCCAGGCGGTGCGGGCCGGGAACGTGCTGTATGTGCGACTGCGCTGGAACGACAAGACGGCCAACACCAAGGTCAGCGATAACAACCGCTTCGTCGATGGGGTCGCGGTGCAGTTTCCGGTTAATGGCAAGGCGTCCACCGTTCCTTTCATGGGTGACCCGAAGGCTCCGGTGAATGTCTGGCACTGGCGCGCCGACGGTCGCACGGAGAGCCTGGTGGCGCACGGCTTCGGTAGCGCGACGCGACTGCCCTTCGACGGCCTGAAGAGCGCGGCGGCACGCACCGATAGCGGATGGGCAGTGGTTCTCACCCGCACCTTGAAGGTCAAGGCCGACGAGGGCGCCAGCCTGCTCGGCAAGGGCAGCGTGCCGATCGCATTCGCCGCGTGGGATGGCGACAACCAGGAACGGGACGGCTTCAAGGCGGTGACCATGGAGTGGTGGCAACTGCGCTTCTGA
- a CDS encoding DsrE/DsrF/TusD sulfur relay family protein: MKILFILNDPPYGSERSYNALRLARALAKQAGQEVSVFLMGDAVACAKAGQQVPDGYYNAGDMVRMVAANGNVGLCGTCMTARGIGDAEVVEGARRSTLNELAEWTAAADKTLVF, translated from the coding sequence ATGAAAATCCTGTTCATCCTTAACGATCCTCCCTACGGCAGCGAGCGCAGCTACAACGCGCTGCGCCTCGCCCGCGCGCTCGCCAAGCAGGCGGGGCAGGAAGTCAGCGTCTTCCTGATGGGCGATGCCGTCGCCTGCGCCAAGGCCGGCCAGCAGGTGCCCGACGGTTATTACAATGCCGGCGACATGGTGCGTATGGTCGCCGCCAACGGCAACGTGGGCCTCTGCGGCACCTGCATGACGGCCCGCGGCATCGGCGATGCCGAGGTGGTCGAGGGCGCGCGGCGCAGCACCTTGAACGAGTTGGCCGAGTGGACGGCGGCCGCCGACAAGACTCTGGTTTTCTGA
- a CDS encoding NAD(P)/FAD-dependent oxidoreductase: MARTVLVLGAGLGGLVAAEELRRLLPASHRVVVVERNGAHFFPPSLLWLMVGERRPADITRSYGRLDRRGIEFWQGEVTKIDPAGRSAEIDGRAIAADALIVALGADYADAAIPGLTEAGLSLYTLDGAEAIRQALATFKGGRIVILTAAPAYKCPAAPYEAALLVDASLRKAGRRSAARIDFFAAEAAPMVVAGPQIGGAVRGMLEGRGIGYFPEHQVSTVDVAARKLVFANGAEAEFDLLLYVPPHRAPAVVREAGLCNESGWVPVDRHTLQTRFEGIYAIGDVTTIPLAMGRPLPKAGVFAHGQAEVVAHNIAQGWTGQGDTRQFEGEGMCFIETGNHRAGMGRGNFYAEPTPQVKMHAPGLLWHAGKLVYEKYWLWRRF, translated from the coding sequence ATGGCGCGCACCGTTCTCGTTCTTGGCGCTGGACTGGGTGGGCTGGTTGCCGCCGAGGAACTCCGTCGCCTTCTCCCCGCCAGCCACCGGGTGGTGGTCGTCGAGCGCAACGGCGCACACTTTTTCCCGCCGTCGCTGCTTTGGTTGATGGTTGGCGAGCGTCGCCCAGCGGACATCACCCGTTCCTACGGGCGCCTGGATCGCCGTGGCATCGAGTTCTGGCAAGGGGAGGTCACCAAGATCGATCCGGCCGGGCGCAGTGCCGAGATCGATGGCCGAGCCATCGCCGCCGACGCGCTGATCGTCGCCCTGGGAGCCGACTATGCCGACGCGGCAATCCCGGGCCTGACCGAGGCCGGCTTATCCCTCTACACCCTGGACGGCGCTGAGGCGATCCGCCAGGCACTGGCGACATTCAAGGGCGGACGCATCGTCATCCTCACCGCCGCCCCCGCCTACAAATGCCCGGCAGCCCCCTACGAGGCGGCCCTGCTGGTGGATGCCAGTCTGCGCAAGGCGGGCCGGCGGAGTGCCGCCCGCATCGATTTTTTTGCCGCCGAAGCCGCTCCGATGGTGGTGGCCGGGCCGCAGATCGGCGGTGCCGTGCGCGGCATGCTGGAAGGGCGGGGAATCGGTTATTTCCCCGAACACCAGGTCAGCACGGTGGACGTGGCGGCCCGCAAGCTCGTTTTCGCCAACGGGGCCGAGGCCGAATTCGATCTCCTGCTCTACGTGCCGCCGCATCGCGCCCCGGCCGTGGTGCGCGAAGCTGGGCTGTGCAACGAAAGTGGCTGGGTGCCGGTGGATCGCCATACCCTGCAAACGCGCTTCGAGGGTATTTATGCCATCGGCGATGTCACCACCATTCCCCTGGCCATGGGCCGTCCTTTGCCGAAAGCCGGGGTTTTCGCCCATGGCCAGGCGGAAGTGGTGGCCCACAACATCGCCCAGGGTTGGACCGGCCAGGGCGACACGCGGCAATTTGAGGGGGAAGGCATGTGTTTCATCGAAACCGGCAATCATCGCGCCGGCATGGGGAGGGGCAACTTCTATGCCGAGCCGACACCGCAAGTAAAAATGCACGCGCCCGGCCTGCTCTGGCACGCCGGCAAGCTCGTCTACGAAAAATACTGGCTGTGGCGCCGGTTCTGA